A region of Pseudomonadota bacterium DNA encodes the following proteins:
- a CDS encoding lytic murein transglycosylase, with protein sequence MTSLANRLGAEKGIEPQVAERYLIKTGLVVDPAIVAKNLKQVEKQASYDYFLTEKPLDLALEFLKNNAVWLEKMEHRFLVSKELVAAIFLLESHFGTNGGRYPLLKVFTSLSLCDQEPLLRQTYDLLKQSYPEIDYQWLAKRAARKSSWAYGQLKALLKMRQRVNIAQLKGSWAGAFGIPQFIPSSFLSYAVDGNDDGTIDLYLYQDAAASVMNYLNRHGWKEKMTSEKEEKVIWSYNHSKLYVQTILAIRDQLLIKNS encoded by the coding sequence GTGACCTCACTTGCCAATCGCCTGGGAGCGGAAAAAGGTATTGAGCCGCAAGTGGCTGAACGTTATTTGATTAAAACCGGTCTGGTTGTTGATCCGGCAATAGTGGCCAAAAATTTAAAACAGGTTGAAAAACAGGCATCGTATGACTATTTTCTGACCGAAAAACCCTTGGATCTGGCCCTTGAATTTTTGAAAAACAATGCGGTCTGGCTGGAAAAAATGGAACATCGGTTCCTGGTTTCCAAAGAACTGGTGGCCGCTATATTTTTGCTTGAATCTCATTTTGGCACTAATGGTGGTCGCTATCCCCTGTTGAAAGTTTTTACTTCGCTATCCTTGTGCGACCAGGAGCCGTTACTGCGCCAGACCTATGACCTTTTAAAACAATCATATCCGGAAATTGATTACCAGTGGCTGGCTAAGCGGGCGGCGCGAAAATCATCCTGGGCCTATGGTCAGTTGAAAGCCCTGCTCAAAATGCGGCAAAGGGTTAATATTGCTCAATTGAAAGGGTCGTGGGCTGGCGCTTTTGGCATCCCTCAATTTATTCCCTCCAGTTTTCTCAGTTATGCTGTCGATGGCAATGATGATGGTACCATTGACCTTTATCTCTATCAGGATGCCGCGGCCAGTGTGATGAATTATTTGAATCGTCATGGCTGGAAGGAAAAAATGACCTCTGAAAAAGAGGAGAAAGTAATCTGGTCTTATAATCACAGTAAACTTTATGTTCAGACTATCCTGGCTATACGTGATCAGCTGTTGATAAAAAACTCATGA
- the tmk gene encoding dTMP kinase gives MDRHQGDLISFEGIEGCGKSTQIKLAAEFLEKQGFQVLVTREPGATPMGREIRRLLLSPDFSPEAVTELFLYLADRREHVQKVIKPQLERGCLVLVDRYVDSTWVYQGYARNGDLDLITRLNKLVTGGLFPRRTFLLDCPPELGLQRARSRNQTDGSQGNEDRFEQLEIAFHQRVQDGFMQLAKEHPKRFMILDGSQEIQTIHLQISRVLQDLYVV, from the coding sequence ATGGATCGACATCAAGGCGACCTGATTTCTTTTGAAGGAATCGAAGGCTGCGGGAAATCAACGCAGATAAAGCTGGCAGCCGAATTTCTGGAAAAACAGGGATTCCAAGTTTTGGTTACCAGGGAGCCCGGGGCGACGCCAATGGGTCGGGAAATTCGTCGCTTGCTGCTTTCTCCTGATTTTTCTCCGGAAGCCGTCACCGAACTCTTTCTTTATCTGGCTGACCGCCGGGAACATGTGCAGAAAGTGATTAAACCCCAGCTTGAACGGGGTTGTCTGGTCCTGGTTGATCGATACGTTGATTCAACCTGGGTTTACCAGGGATATGCCCGAAATGGAGATCTGGATCTGATTACCAGATTAAATAAACTGGTGACCGGAGGACTTTTTCCCCGCCGGACATTTCTGCTGGATTGTCCGCCGGAGCTTGGCTTGCAAAGAGCCCGGAGCCGCAATCAAACAGACGGCAGCCAGGGGAATGAAGATCGATTTGAGCAGTTGGAAATTGCTTTCCATCAGCGGGTACAAGATGGGTTCATGCAGCTGGCAAAAGAGCACCCAAAACGTTTTATGATTCTGGATGGTTCCCAGGAAATCCAAACCATTCATCTGCAGATCAGCCGGGTTTTACAGGACTTGTA